Proteins from a single region of Bos javanicus breed banteng chromosome 25, ARS-OSU_banteng_1.0, whole genome shotgun sequence:
- the LOC133238862 gene encoding ubiquitin carboxyl-terminal hydrolase 17-like protein 6, with product METLVGLVCRAPGAASEHGGGVCPSPFDVFPGGQGCGPSAAGADALRGPSVPEGPSPALGRPQRGDLAPGSAGLTPGQKGALSWKGPWGVGAGLQNLGNTCYVNAALQCLSHTPPLASWMVSQQHATLCAARSACTLCAMRAHVTRALLHAGEVIRPRKDLLAGFHRHQQEDAHEFLMFTLNAMQQGCLSASQPSGHASEDTTVIRQIFGGTWRSQIQCLRCLGVSDTFDPYLDISLDITAAQSVEQALRELVKPEKLDADNAYDCGVCLRKVPATKRLTLHSTSQVLVLVLKRFTPVSGAKRAQEVRYPQCLDLQPYTSERKAGPLGYVLYAVLVHSGWSCERGHYFCYVRAGNGQWYKMDDAKVTACDETAALSQSAYVLFYAREGAWEGGAGGGAAAAVGADPTDPGQPAGDASGRAPGPEESPGDTEVEGMSLEQWRRLQEHSRPKAALELRKVPSALPAGAVVIHQSKHGGGRNRTPPQQEHERLDRPSTDTPPPGPRNVGNGPCASGRARATKGKNKKPRPSLGLWR from the coding sequence ATGGAAACCCTCGTGGGCCTTGTGTGCAGAGCCCCGGGGGCTGCTTCTGAGCACGGGGGCGGTGTGTGTCCGTCTCCCTTCGACGTCTTCCCCGGAGGGCAAGGTTGTGGGCCCAGCGCCGCTGGTGCGGATGCCCTTCGGGGACCCTCTGTCCCTGAGGGGCCGTCGCCGGCGCTTGGGCGTCCCCAGCGGGGTGACTTGGCTCCTGGGTCAGCAGGGCTGACGCCTGGCCAGAAAGGCGCCCTGAGTTGGAAGGGgccgtggggggtgggggctgggcttcAGAACCTGGGGAACACCTGCTACGTGAATGCGGCGCTGCAGTGTCTGAGCCACACGCCGCCCCTGGCCAGCTGGATGGTGTCCCAGCAGCACGCCACCCTCTGTGCGGCCCGCAGCGCCTGCACGCTCTGTGCCATGCGAGCTCACGTGACCCGAGCCCTCCTTCACGCGGGAGAGGTGATCCGGCCCCGCAAGGACCTGCTGGCGGGCTTCCACAGACACCAGCAGGAAGATGCCCACGAGTTTCTGATGTTCACTCTGAATGCCATGCAGCAAGGGTGCTTGAGTGCATCCCAGCCGTCGGGCCATGCCTCCGAGGACACCACCGTCATCCGTCAGATCTTCGGCGGGACCTGGAGGTCTCAGATCCAGTGTCTCCGCTGCCTCGGTGTCTCGGACACGTTCGACCCTTATCTGGACATCAGCCTGGATATCACGGCGGCTCAGAGTGtggagcaagctctgagagagcTGGTGAAGCCCGAGAAGCTGGACGCGGACAATGCCTATGACTGTGGCGTCTGTCTCCGGAAGGTGCCTGCCACCAAGAGGTTGACTTTGCACAGCACCTCCCAGGTCCTGGTGCTGGTGCTGAAGCGGTTCACACCGGTGAGCGGGGCCAAAAGGGCTCAGGAGGTGCGCTATCCCCAGTGCCTGGACCTGCAGCCCTACACGTCCGAGCGGAAGGCAGGGCCACTGGGCTACGTGCTCTATGCCGTGCTGGTGCACTCCGGGTGGAGCTGTGAGCGAGGACACTACTTCTGTTACGTCCGAGCGGGCAACGGCCAATGGTATAAGATGGACGATGCCAAGGTGACCGCCTGTGACGAGACCGCTGCCCTGAGCCAGAGCGCCTACGTCCTGTTCTACGCCCGGGAGGGTGCGTGGGAAGGGggcgctgggggaggggcagcggcCGCCGTCGGGGCTGACCCCACAGACCCCGGGCAGCCTGCAGGAGACGCCAGCGGCAGAGCTCCTGGGCCGGAGGAGTCCCCGGGGGACACAGAGGTCGAAGGGATGAGCTTAGAGCAGTGGAGACGCCTGCAAGAACACAGCCGACCGAAGGCGGCCTTGGAGCTGCGGAAGGTCCCGTCTGCCCTGCCGGCCGGCGCAGTCGTGATTCACCAGTCCAAACACGGAGGAGGGAGAAACCGCACGCCGCCCCAACAGGAGCACGAGCGGCTCGACCGTCCCAGCACGGACACCCCGCCTCCGGGGCCGAGGAACGTCGGCAACGGCCCTTGTGCCAGCGGGAGGGCCAGAGCCACCAAGGGGAAGAACAAGAAGCCGCGGCCGTCTCTGGGGCTGTGGCGGTAG